The following proteins are co-located in the Streptomyces sp. NBC_01198 genome:
- a CDS encoding DEAD/DEAH box helicase, which translates to MARQRPRPHQVEAVDAVVRALAQPASPVLSEGGLRAQVIAATGTGKSLIAVEGARRLRARRVLVLVPTLDLLGQMLDMWRAGGRGGQMFGVCSQREGAGLGVPCSTDAAQLAGWLRDADRCTVFATYAAVGLGVVERAHAAGVGRWDLVVVDEAHRTSGALGKPWAAVHDNGRVPAVRRLYMTATPRLWEVPAEELTDGGGRGAAPARLVASMDDAAVFGPVVYRLTMSQAIERGLIAQYQVVCVDIADPQVQAAQLVGEQARTDAVRGVRLAALQTAVLKTGAEHRLRRILTFHHRTSEAEAFASGLGRVAKALWESDQEVYTEPGLVWADWLCGEHKTVHRRQVLEEFSTGIVDETVMERCVLSSARVLGEGVDTKNCDAVVFADVRGSTPDVVQAVGRALRMQPGEGKTASLVVPVFLGPGEEPDEMLVSRAYTDLAKVLTALRAHDTEAVEQLAVPQAPSRPTAGGTAMAADGEGGVSGPAQGLLTFSTPRDPVRLAAFITARVLKPEGEYWRRGLQAALAYYEDHGHLNVPIGHTAPDGFPLGAWIGRQRHAHQRGDLAEERVRQLDELSMIWSHHAVAFDEGLAAARGWAAEHGHLLPPTEATWQGYPLGIWLKNQRAAARRPARSQEEGRADGAAAGALSAERRRRLDDIYPAWCPVWPIAWQRCFHLARTHLAGGGFLPEEDGLLIVQGEDIGRWARVQRAEWDTLAPPQQWLLTEILGLGPLDEPEPAAVRTPVPRRSRAEMWADNLTAARQYAQREGHLNVPRSHIENIGGTEHALGVFIANSRARKSGLAPERVEELTVIGMRWN; encoded by the coding sequence ATGGCTAGGCAGCGGCCTCGTCCTCATCAGGTCGAGGCGGTGGACGCGGTAGTGCGCGCGCTGGCTCAGCCGGCGAGTCCTGTGCTCTCGGAGGGCGGGCTGCGCGCTCAGGTCATCGCTGCCACGGGAACGGGCAAGAGCCTTATCGCGGTCGAGGGGGCACGGCGGTTGCGTGCCCGGCGGGTGCTGGTGCTGGTGCCCACTCTTGATCTGCTGGGGCAGATGCTGGACATGTGGCGGGCGGGCGGCCGTGGCGGGCAGATGTTCGGCGTGTGCTCGCAGCGGGAGGGCGCCGGGCTCGGGGTTCCGTGCTCGACTGATGCGGCCCAGTTGGCCGGGTGGCTCAGGGATGCGGACCGGTGCACGGTGTTCGCCACGTATGCGGCGGTGGGGCTCGGGGTTGTCGAGCGGGCGCATGCGGCCGGGGTCGGCCGGTGGGATCTGGTGGTGGTGGATGAGGCGCATCGGACGTCGGGTGCGCTGGGTAAGCCGTGGGCGGCTGTTCATGACAATGGCCGGGTGCCGGCGGTGCGACGTCTGTATATGACGGCGACTCCGCGGTTGTGGGAGGTGCCGGCGGAAGAGCTTACGGATGGTGGGGGGCGGGGGGCCGCCCCCGCGCGGTTGGTGGCGTCGATGGACGATGCGGCGGTTTTCGGGCCGGTGGTGTACCGGCTGACGATGTCGCAGGCGATCGAGCGGGGCCTGATCGCGCAGTACCAGGTGGTGTGTGTGGACATCGCCGACCCCCAGGTCCAAGCCGCGCAGCTGGTCGGTGAGCAGGCCCGGACGGATGCGGTGCGCGGAGTGCGGCTGGCGGCGCTGCAGACGGCTGTGCTGAAGACCGGAGCGGAACACCGGCTGCGCAGGATCTTGACCTTTCACCATCGCACCAGCGAAGCGGAGGCTTTCGCGAGCGGGCTGGGTCGGGTTGCGAAGGCGCTGTGGGAGAGCGATCAGGAGGTATATACGGAGCCGGGGCTGGTGTGGGCCGACTGGTTGTGCGGGGAGCATAAGACGGTGCACCGGCGCCAGGTGCTTGAGGAGTTCTCGACGGGGATCGTGGACGAGACGGTGATGGAGCGCTGTGTGCTGTCGTCGGCACGTGTGCTCGGCGAGGGCGTCGATACCAAGAACTGCGATGCCGTCGTCTTCGCCGATGTCCGGGGGTCCACGCCCGATGTCGTTCAGGCCGTGGGGCGGGCGCTGCGGATGCAGCCCGGGGAGGGCAAGACAGCATCCTTGGTCGTGCCGGTGTTCCTCGGGCCGGGTGAGGAACCGGACGAGATGCTTGTCTCCAGGGCCTATACCGACCTGGCCAAGGTGCTGACCGCGCTGCGCGCACACGACACCGAGGCCGTCGAGCAGCTCGCTGTCCCTCAGGCTCCCAGTCGTCCGACCGCCGGTGGAACCGCGATGGCGGCGGACGGTGAAGGAGGGGTCAGCGGGCCGGCTCAAGGGCTGCTGACCTTCTCCACACCGCGGGATCCGGTGAGACTGGCGGCGTTCATCACCGCGCGGGTCCTCAAGCCTGAAGGCGAATACTGGCGCCGCGGGCTGCAGGCCGCACTTGCCTACTACGAAGACCATGGGCACCTGAACGTTCCCATCGGGCACACGGCGCCCGATGGATTCCCCCTCGGGGCATGGATCGGCCGGCAGCGGCACGCGCACCAGCGCGGGGACCTCGCCGAGGAAAGGGTGCGGCAGCTCGACGAGCTCTCGATGATCTGGTCCCACCACGCGGTGGCCTTCGACGAAGGACTGGCCGCGGCACGCGGGTGGGCCGCCGAGCACGGGCACCTTCTGCCTCCCACCGAAGCCACCTGGCAGGGCTACCCGCTCGGCATCTGGCTCAAGAACCAGCGCGCCGCCGCCCGGCGCCCTGCCCGGTCCCAAGAGGAGGGACGGGCGGACGGTGCGGCAGCAGGTGCCCTGAGTGCGGAACGGCGTCGAAGGCTGGACGATATCTACCCGGCATGGTGCCCCGTGTGGCCAATCGCATGGCAACGCTGCTTCCACCTCGCTCGCACCCACCTCGCCGGTGGCGGGTTCCTGCCCGAGGAGGACGGCCTGCTCATCGTCCAGGGCGAGGACATCGGACGCTGGGCCCGCGTCCAGCGCGCCGAGTGGGACACGCTGGCTCCTCCGCAGCAGTGGCTGCTCACCGAGATCCTCGGCCTCGGACCGCTCGACGAACCGGAGCCGGCTGCTGTTCGGACGCCTGTGCCGCGGCGCAGCCGGGCCGAGATGTGGGCCGACAACCTCACGGCCGCACGCCAATACGCGCAACGCGAAGGACACCTGAACGTACCCCGATCGCACATCGAGAACATCGGCGGTACCGAGCACGCACTCGGCGTGTTCATCGCCAACTCCCGGGCACGCAAGAGCGGCCTCGCGCCCGAGCGGGTCGAGGAACTGACCGTGATCGGCATGAGATGGAACTGA
- a CDS encoding DUF6308 family protein has protein sequence MNELVAGPGSSGVEPSVVGQRLRVFLDAERVVDDLRRYFAIDLPPGAGAFTGGRFEHLAGGGDRRQVADQFTAEDLVAVQTLSVTVPPRVALDLLEGPLGTQLSELLRDIPSDTDLSDADASVIADGSPAYRAWRLLEGQYKVGWAIAGKLLARKRPRLLPVYDRVVRCALGHPPSFWTDLRTALREHGAALHHRLLGLRQNAGLPETVSALRVADVAVWMAHPAPGHRCP, from the coding sequence ATGAACGAGCTCGTCGCGGGGCCTGGTTCCTCCGGCGTGGAACCGTCCGTGGTGGGGCAGCGCCTGCGAGTCTTCCTGGATGCGGAGCGAGTGGTGGACGACCTGCGCCGCTATTTCGCGATCGACCTGCCCCCAGGTGCCGGCGCGTTCACGGGGGGCCGGTTCGAGCACCTGGCGGGCGGGGGTGACCGTCGGCAGGTCGCGGACCAGTTCACCGCAGAGGACCTGGTGGCGGTGCAGACCCTGTCGGTGACCGTCCCTCCGCGCGTCGCCCTCGACCTGCTGGAAGGCCCGTTGGGCACCCAACTGTCCGAACTGCTGCGAGACATCCCTTCTGACACCGACCTGTCCGACGCCGATGCCTCGGTCATCGCGGACGGCTCGCCGGCGTACCGGGCCTGGCGCTTGCTGGAGGGCCAGTACAAGGTCGGGTGGGCGATCGCCGGGAAGCTCTTGGCCCGTAAGCGGCCGCGGCTGCTGCCGGTCTACGACCGGGTCGTGCGCTGTGCGCTCGGCCACCCGCCGTCGTTCTGGACCGATCTGCGCACCGCCCTGCGCGAGCACGGCGCAGCCCTGCACCACCGGCTCCTTGGCCTGCGGCAGAACGCGGGCCTGCCCGAGACGGTCAGCGCCCTACGTGTCGCCGATGTCGCGGTATGGATGGCTCACCCCGCCCCGGGCCACCGCTGCCCCTGA
- a CDS encoding IS3 family transposase, protein MCRFIDAEKATEENPDGYSVARLCRVLSFHRSTYYAWLASRPAAAERQCAEDELTDRIREIHATSRGAYGAPRVHAELRRGGLAINRKRVERIMRERDIRGVTRRRRRYLTQQDTKAAPAPDLVGRDFTAYEPGRKLVGDITYLPTVEGWWYLATVIDLATREVIGYAMADHHRAELVTDALRMAAGRGGLQPGCIMHTDRGSEYTSGEFRTVIRELNLRQSMGRTGICYDNAAAESFFGLLKAEIGTTVWESREAARADVFCFIEVEYNRTRLRKHPEFGYLTPLETRARLRHDLTPAA, encoded by the coding sequence GTGTGCCGCTTCATCGATGCGGAGAAGGCCACCGAGGAGAACCCCGATGGCTACAGCGTCGCCCGGCTGTGCCGAGTGCTGAGCTTCCACCGCTCCACCTACTACGCCTGGCTCGCTTCACGGCCCGCAGCCGCCGAACGGCAGTGCGCCGAAGACGAGTTGACCGACCGGATCCGTGAGATCCACGCCACCTCGCGAGGTGCCTACGGCGCCCCGCGCGTCCATGCGGAGCTGCGGCGGGGCGGCCTCGCGATCAACAGGAAAAGGGTCGAGCGGATCATGCGCGAGCGCGACATTCGCGGTGTCACCCGCCGCAGGCGCCGCTACCTGACGCAGCAGGACACCAAGGCAGCCCCTGCCCCGGACCTGGTCGGCCGCGACTTCACCGCATACGAGCCAGGCCGGAAGCTGGTGGGCGACATCACGTATCTCCCCACGGTCGAGGGCTGGTGGTACCTGGCCACGGTCATCGACCTGGCGACCCGTGAGGTGATCGGGTATGCGATGGCCGACCACCACCGCGCCGAACTGGTCACCGACGCCCTGCGCATGGCTGCCGGCCGCGGCGGCCTGCAGCCCGGCTGCATCATGCACACCGACCGCGGCAGCGAGTACACCAGTGGCGAATTTCGCACCGTGATAAGGGAGTTGAATCTGAGGCAGAGTATGGGACGAACCGGCATATGCTATGATAATGCTGCAGCCGAGAGTTTCTTCGGACTGCTCAAAGCGGAGATCGGCACCACCGTCTGGGAAAGCCGTGAGGCGGCCCGAGCCGACGTCTTCTGCTTCATCGAAGTCGAGTACAACCGCACCAGGCTCCGCAAGCACCCCGAGTTCGGGTACCTCACCCCACTCGAAACCCGAGCTAGATTGCGGCACGACCTCACCCCCGCAGCGTAA
- a CDS encoding transposase — protein MSGKSNMSKRYTAEFKRDAVALVRSSPHRNVTEIARELGVSPEGLRGWVKQAKIDQGEGPAGALTSEEREELRRLRRELAEAKKANDILVKAAAFFAKEIVK, from the coding sequence TTGAGTGGCAAGAGCAACATGAGCAAGCGGTACACGGCCGAGTTCAAGCGGGACGCGGTCGCGCTCGTCCGGTCGTCGCCGCATCGGAACGTCACCGAGATCGCCCGGGAACTGGGAGTGAGCCCCGAGGGGTTGCGTGGCTGGGTCAAGCAGGCGAAAATCGACCAGGGCGAGGGGCCGGCGGGCGCCCTGACCAGCGAGGAACGTGAGGAGCTGCGGCGCCTGCGCCGCGAGCTGGCTGAGGCCAAGAAGGCGAACGACATCCTGGTAAAAGCCGCGGCCTTCTTCGCGAAGGAGATCGTGAAGTAG
- a CDS encoding IS630 family transposase, translated as MPVALPLVVSDADREVLRSWIRSPSSPSGLVMRARIVLLASEGASNTEIARRLELSRQTVVTWRGRYRSAGLPGLEDRPRSGRPGTVDETEVVVRTLEGPPDKLGVTHWSSRLLAAELRLSNVAVAKVWRKWKIQPWRSETFKFSTDPELEAKVRDVVGLYLAPPEKAVVVCVDEKSQIQALDRTAPMLPVRPGLAERRTHDYVRHGTTTLFAALEVATGKITADACYNRHRSDEFLRFLKQVAKAHPRVKLHVVADNYATHKHPRVKAWLAKNPRITLHFTPTSCSWLNLVEIFFGIITRQAIRRGTFTSVADLTDAIRRYIDAYNDRCQPFTWTKTADEVLEHATPKRPRTSFTRH; from the coding sequence ATGCCTGTCGCCCTGCCGCTGGTCGTCTCCGATGCGGACCGTGAGGTCCTGCGCTCGTGGATCCGCTCGCCGTCGTCCCCGTCGGGGCTGGTGATGCGGGCCCGGATCGTGCTCCTGGCCTCGGAAGGCGCTTCGAACACCGAGATCGCGCGGCGTCTTGAGCTGTCCCGGCAGACGGTGGTGACCTGGCGGGGCCGTTACCGTTCGGCCGGCCTGCCCGGGCTGGAGGACCGGCCGCGCTCGGGCCGGCCCGGCACGGTGGACGAGACAGAAGTGGTGGTGCGGACCCTGGAAGGCCCGCCGGACAAGCTCGGCGTGACCCACTGGTCCTCCCGGCTGCTCGCCGCCGAGCTGCGACTGTCCAACGTCGCGGTGGCCAAAGTGTGGCGCAAGTGGAAGATCCAGCCCTGGCGCAGCGAGACCTTCAAGTTCTCCACCGACCCGGAGCTTGAGGCGAAGGTCCGCGACGTGGTCGGGCTGTACCTGGCCCCGCCGGAGAAGGCCGTAGTGGTCTGCGTCGACGAGAAGAGCCAGATCCAGGCGCTGGACCGGACCGCCCCGATGCTGCCGGTCCGGCCGGGCCTGGCCGAGCGGCGCACCCACGACTACGTCCGGCACGGCACCACCACCTTGTTCGCGGCCCTGGAGGTCGCCACCGGGAAGATCACCGCCGACGCCTGCTACAACCGGCATCGCAGCGATGAGTTCCTGCGCTTCCTCAAGCAGGTCGCCAAAGCCCACCCGAGGGTGAAACTGCACGTCGTCGCCGACAACTACGCCACCCACAAGCACCCCCGCGTGAAGGCATGGCTCGCGAAGAACCCCCGGATCACGCTGCACTTCACCCCGACCTCGTGCTCCTGGCTGAACCTGGTCGAGATCTTCTTCGGCATCATCACCCGCCAGGCCATACGCCGCGGCACCTTCACCTCGGTCGCCGACCTCACCGACGCCATCCGCCGGTACATCGACGCCTACAACGACCGCTGCCAGCCATTCACATGGACCAAAACTGCCGACGAAGTCCTCGAACACGCAACCCCCAAGCGTCCAAGGACTTCATTCACGCGACACTAG